The Hyalangium minutum DNA segment AAGGTCCTCGTTGCCGGAGGGCAGAACGGCAGCACCAGCTATCTGGCGACAGCCACGGTGTACGATCCGGCCACAGGCACGTGGAGCACGACGGGCGCCATGGCCACCACCCGCCAATACCATACGGCAATCCTGCTGAGCAACGGCAAGGTGCTCGTCGCGGGCGGACAAGGCAGCAGCGATGCCCTCTCCAGTGCAGAGCTGTACGACTCCGCCACCGGCACCTGGAGCTCCGCAGGCTCGATGCCCTCCGCTCGCCAGCTTCATGCGGCGACGCTGCTGCCCAACAACAAGGTGTTCGTCACGGGTGGCTACAGCGCCAGCAGCAGTTATCTCGCGGGGACGGCGCTGTACTCGCCGTGAGCCCCCGAGTCCTCCGGTTCATTGACAGATTCATCCACCTCAAGGATTGCCACATGAAGAGAACTTCCTCTTACCTGCTGCTGGCGGTGGGACTGGCGCTGTTCGCCGGTTGCTCCGACCCGTCTTCTTCCAACACCGGCTCTGCGCAGCTGGCGGCCTCCGTGCCGCAGGCCCTCTCCGCCAGCGACGTCACCCGCGTGAAGGTGACCGTCTCCGCCGCGGGCATGACCTCCCTCGTGGTGGACCTGGCCAAGAGCAACGGCACCTGGGGCGGCGTCATCGGCAGCATCCCCGCCGGCGCCAACCGCACCTTCCTCGCCGAGGCCTTCGACTCCACTAACGCCAAGCGCTTCCAGGGGCAGGTCTCCAGCATCACCATCACCGCCAACCAGACCACCGCCGTGGCCCTCACACTCCAGGAGCTGGTGCCTCCGCCGCCGTATGGCAATGACGCGCCCCTCATCAACTCCGTGGTGGCAAACGTCACCACCGTGCAGACGGGCGGCGCCATCTCTCTGACCGCGACGGCGCAGGATCCCAACGCGGGGGACACCCTCACCTATCTGTGGACGGCCACTGGAGGCACCTTCTCCACCCCGGCCGCCGCGAACACCTCCTGGACGGCTCCGGCTTCGGCCAGCATCCAGACGCTCACCCTGACCGTGACGGACTCCCAGGGCGCGGCCGCGTCGATCTCCCTCGCCGTCAACGTCATCGCGGGTACCTCCGCTGGCACGGCGAACCTCTCCATCACCTTCAATCTCTTCCCCGTGGTCTCCAAGGTCACCGCGTCGCGCACCCGCGTGGACGTGGGCCAGCCCATCGCCCTCACCGCCACCGCCTCGGATGCGGACGCGGATGCGATGACCTACCAGTGGGGCGCCGTGGGCTGCACCGGCACGTGGAGCAATGCGACCTCCAGCGCCGCCACGTTCGTGCCCTCGGCCATTCCGTCCAGCGCGTGCCACAACTGCCAGCTCACCGTCACGGTGCAGGACGGGCGAGGAGGCCAGGGCTCCGGGACAATCAACCTCTGCGTGGCCGCCGCCACCACCGAGCGCTTCCCGCCGCTCTTCACCAACTCCTACCAGTCAGCCACCACCACCGCGCCGGCGCAGACGGTGAGCTTCAACGTCACCGCGCTGGATCCGCAGTCCAGCGCCATGACGTTCTCCTGGGTCTCGAGCATCGGTACGCTGGGCACGGCGCAGAACACCGCCAGCACCAGCCAAGTGGTGTGGACGGCGCCCTCTTGCGCGGTAACGGGCGTTCCCGTCTCCATCACGGCGTTCGCGACCAACGCGTATGGCGTCTTCGCCTCGAAGACCTTCTCTGTCACGGGCCTGCCCGCGTGCGCGTCCGGATGGAGTACCGGGGCCTCGATGCTCACGAGCCGCTCGAACCACAGCGCCACGCTGCTGAGCTCCGGCAAGGTCCTGGTTGTAGGGGGCTACAATAACAACTACCTCGCCTCGGCGGAGCTGTATGACCCGGCCACCAACACCTGGTCCGCCGCGGGCGTGCTGACCTCGCGCCGCCGGTACCACACTGCGACCCTGCTGCCCTCGGGCAAGGTCCTCATCGCCGGCGGCACCGATGGCGGAGTCCTCGCCTCAGCGGAGCTGTATGACCCGGTCACCAACTCCTGGTCCGCCGCGGCCCCCATGGGCACCACGCGCCAGAACGCCACGGCGACACTGCTCGCCTCGGGCAAGGTGCTCGTCGCGGGCGGCATCAATAGCGGCTTCCTCAACTCGGTGGAGCTGTATGACCCAGCCACCAACTCCTGGTCCAACGCGGCGCCCATGAGCACGATGCGCACCGGCCACACCGCCACCTTCCTCCCGGCCTCCGGCAAAGTGCTCGTCACGGGCGGCAACACCTACAGCGGAGTCACCAACTCGGTGGAGCTGTACAACCCCACCACGAACTCCTGGACCACGGTGGCCCCGCTGAACACAGCCCGCAACGTCCACGCTGCGGCCGCGCTCGCTTCCGGCAAGGTGATCGTCACAGGGGGTTATAACGGCGCCTCCTACTTCAACAACGCCGAGGTCTACGACCCGTCCACCAACACCTGGACCTCCGGGAGCACCTTCGGTGCGAGGCGCCAGGACCACACCGCCACCGCACTCGCTTCCGGCAAGGTCCTCCTCACGGGCGGGTACTACAGCTACTACAACGACGACGAAGACAACGGCACCGTCTTCCACGACGCCACGAGCCTCTACGACCCGGGCTCCAACACCTGGTCCTCCGGAGGAACGCTGCCGGGGGCTCGCGCGTACCACACGGCCACCCTGCTCCCCTCGGGCCGCGTCTTCGTCACCGGGGGCTACAGCAACAGCGGCTTCCTGGGGACCTCGGCGCTCTACACGCCCTGAGCACCCGGCCCCCCATCGCTCCCAGGAAATCCATTATGAGAACTCCCTTCTCTCGCGGGCTGCTGGCGCTCGGGCTGGTGCTGGCTGCCAGCTGTGCTGCCCCTTCCTCTTCCAACACCGGCTCGGTCCAGTTCGCGGTCTCGGTGCCCCAAGCCCTCTCCACCAGCGACATCACCCGCGTCAAGGTGACGGTCTCTGCTGAGGACATGGCCTCCCTCGCCATCGAGCTGGCCAAGACCCATGGCGTCTGGGGTGGCATCATCGGCAACATCCCCACAGGCTCCCAGCGCGTTTTCCTCGCGGAGGCCTTCGACGCCGCTGGCGTCAAGCGCTTCCAGGGACAGACCTCCGGCGTCACCCTCAACGCCAACCAGATCACTGCCGTCGTCCTGACCCTTCAGGAGCTGTCACCCCCTCCACCCTACTCCAACGAGGCACCCGTCATTGACTCCCTCGTGGCCTCCTCCACGTCTGTCCAGACGGGAGGCTCCCTCTCCCTGACAGCCACCATTCATGATCCCAACGCAGGAGACACCCTCACCTCCGCGTGGGCGGCCTCTGGTGGATCCTTCTCTGCTCCCACGACGACCTCCTCCTCCTGGACGGCTCCGGCGTCTCCAGGGGTGCACATGGTCACCTTCACTGTGACGGACTCTCAGGGCGCCGCGGTCTCCGTCTCGCTCACTATCAACGTCGTCTCCGGTACCTCCACCGGCAACGCGGCCCTCACCATCTCCTTCAACCTGTGGCCAGTGGTCTCCAAGGTCTCCGCTTCCCTCAACCGCCTGGACGCGGGACAGTCCACCACCGTCTCCGCCCTCGTAGCCGATGCCGATGGCGATGCGCTCTCCTATCAGTGGACGGCCTCCTGTCCGGGGACATGGACGAATGCGACCTCGAGCGCCGCTTCCTTCGTCCCCTCCTCCGTGCCGGCCGGTGCCTGCAACAACTGCAAGCTCACCGTCACCGTTCAGGACAGCCGCGGCGGGCAGACGACGGGCTCCCTCAACCTCTGTGTCACCTCGCCCACCACGGAGCGCTTCCCTCCTGCATTCAGCAACTTCTTCCAATCCGCCACCTCCGTCTCTCCCGATCAGACCGTGGACCTGGAGGTCACAGCCCTGGACTCGCAGGCCAGCGCCCTGACGTTTGCGTGGAGCGCCAATAGCGGCTCGCTGGCCACGGCGCAGAACACCGCCAACACGAGCCGCGTCGTGTGGACGGCGCCTTCGTGCGTCATCACGGGTGT contains these protein-coding regions:
- a CDS encoding Kelch repeat-containing protein, translating into MKRTSSYLLLAVGLALFAGCSDPSSSNTGSAQLAASVPQALSASDVTRVKVTVSAAGMTSLVVDLAKSNGTWGGVIGSIPAGANRTFLAEAFDSTNAKRFQGQVSSITITANQTTAVALTLQELVPPPPYGNDAPLINSVVANVTTVQTGGAISLTATAQDPNAGDTLTYLWTATGGTFSTPAAANTSWTAPASASIQTLTLTVTDSQGAAASISLAVNVIAGTSAGTANLSITFNLFPVVSKVTASRTRVDVGQPIALTATASDADADAMTYQWGAVGCTGTWSNATSSAATFVPSAIPSSACHNCQLTVTVQDGRGGQGSGTINLCVAAATTERFPPLFTNSYQSATTTAPAQTVSFNVTALDPQSSAMTFSWVSSIGTLGTAQNTASTSQVVWTAPSCAVTGVPVSITAFATNAYGVFASKTFSVTGLPACASGWSTGASMLTSRSNHSATLLSSGKVLVVGGYNNNYLASAELYDPATNTWSAAGVLTSRRRYHTATLLPSGKVLIAGGTDGGVLASAELYDPVTNSWSAAAPMGTTRQNATATLLASGKVLVAGGINSGFLNSVELYDPATNSWSNAAPMSTMRTGHTATFLPASGKVLVTGGNTYSGVTNSVELYNPTTNSWTTVAPLNTARNVHAAAALASGKVIVTGGYNGASYFNNAEVYDPSTNTWTSGSTFGARRQDHTATALASGKVLLTGGYYSYYNDDEDNGTVFHDATSLYDPGSNTWSSGGTLPGARAYHTATLLPSGRVFVTGGYSNSGFLGTSALYTP
- a CDS encoding Kelch repeat-containing protein is translated as MRTPFSRGLLALGLVLAASCAAPSSSNTGSVQFAVSVPQALSTSDITRVKVTVSAEDMASLAIELAKTHGVWGGIIGNIPTGSQRVFLAEAFDAAGVKRFQGQTSGVTLNANQITAVVLTLQELSPPPPYSNEAPVIDSLVASSTSVQTGGSLSLTATIHDPNAGDTLTSAWAASGGSFSAPTTTSSSWTAPASPGVHMVTFTVTDSQGAAVSVSLTINVVSGTSTGNAALTISFNLWPVVSKVSASLNRLDAGQSTTVSALVADADGDALSYQWTASCPGTWTNATSSAASFVPSSVPAGACNNCKLTVTVQDSRGGQTTGSLNLCVTSPTTERFPPAFSNFFQSATSVSPDQTVDLEVTALDSQASALTFAWSANSGSLATAQNTANTSRVVWTAPSCVITGVTPTLTATVTNAYGLSASKAFSVPGLPTCVSGWSSAGSMAGAREFPTATLLASGKVLVTGGPNAAFAELYDPATNTWSSAGAMASDRYDHTATLLPSGKVLVTGGYGGGHLATAELYDPATNAWSPAGTLATARSQHTATLLPSGKVLVAGGYNGSILSSAEVYDPATNAWSSASSMALSRYYHTAVLLSSGKVLIAGGFSGTYLHSAEVYDPANNSWSSAGSMTVRRSMHTATLLPSGKVLVAAGAGTSGNLASAEVYDPATNAWSSASSMALSRYSHTAVLLSSGKVLIAGGFSLAYLAQAEVYDPATNAWSSTGSMSMARSKPIATLLPSGRVLVTGGLSSSGSLATAELYTP